A genomic segment from Osmerus mordax isolate fOsmMor3 chromosome 5, fOsmMor3.pri, whole genome shotgun sequence encodes:
- the pdlim1 gene encoding PDZ and LIM domain protein 1, with protein MPLRVVMQGPGPWGFRLVGGKDFEQPLTISRVTPSSKAAQANLCIGDMILAIDGEATEHMTHLQAQNKIKGCIEEMVLSVDRSESKMWSPLSSEEGKANPYKMNLASEPQEVKQIGSAHNRSALPFAACGSKVVTNQYNSPSGLYSSQNIKDFNTTVDEAKTIASANESGSIPDPSKPGSRPPIAADSEVYKMLQENQESDEPPRQSASFMVLQEILETGDPDKPSGFRSVRPPTTKMGSSVGNTDKIPICDKCGSGIVGMVVKLRDKFRHPECYICSDCEINLKQKGHFFVEDQIYCEKHARERMTPPEGYDVVTVFPK; from the exons ATGCCTCTGCGAGTTGTCATGCAAGGTCCTGGACCCTGGGGATTCCGTCTGGTTGGTGGGAAGGATTTCGAACAACCATTGACTATCTCACGG GTTACCCCAAGCAGTAAAGCTGCCCAAGCCAACCTTTGTATTGGGGACATGATCCTGGCCATAGATGGAGAAGCTACTGAACACATGACTCACCTGCAAGCACAGAACAAGATTAAGGGATGCATAGAAGAGATGGTCCTCTCTGTAGACAG GTCAGAATCCAAAATGTGGTCTCCGCTCTCATCTGAGGAAGGAAAGGCCAATCCCTACAAGATGAATCTTGCATCCGAGCCGCAG GAGGTTAAACAAATAGGCTCCGCCCACAACAGGAGTGCTCTGCCGTTTGCTGCATGCGGTTCCAAGGTGGTCACCAATCAGTACAATAGTCCATCTGGGCTGTATTCCTCACAAAACATCAAGGACTTTAACACGACTGTGGATGAGGCCAAAACCATTGCCAGTGCTAATGAGTCCGGGAGCAT CCCTGATCCATCAAAGCCAGGCAGTCGCCCACCAATAGCAGCAGACTCCGAGGTGTACAAAATGCTGCAGGAGAACCAGGAGTCAGATGAGCCTCCTCGACAGTCAGCCTCCTTCATGGTGCTGCAGGAGATTCTGGAGACTG GTGACCCTGACAAGCCGTCAGGATTCAGGAGTGTGAGACCACCCACAACAAAAATGGGTTCATCAGTGGGAAATACAGACAAAATACCCATATGTGACAAGTGTGGATCAGGGATTGT AGGCATGGTTGTCAAGTTGAGGGACAAATTCCGTCACCCTGAGTGCTACATCTGCTCTGACTGCGAAATCAACCTGAAACAGAAGGGACATTTCTTCGTCGAAGACCAGATTTACTGCGAGAAGCACGCACGTGAGCGCATGACCCCTCCTGAGGGATACGATGTGGTCACCGTCTTCCCAAAGTAG